A single genomic interval of Daucus carota subsp. sativus chromosome 1, DH1 v3.0, whole genome shotgun sequence harbors:
- the LOC108208042 gene encoding uncharacterized protein LOC108208042: protein MSAKDSFAAALRNLGGVHVPPKPQPKKKSGKKGDSKKGESGSSRQDTEGTGHSSATPDVTPDPDPELVAEAEEVESPDQEPKRKRKKTDAGSSHRHVIDMTVEDPGKSAVEVVDLGVEIGGGSRPAPKFGKYPVKKVLGLMSELPSDQDWEMMEDEGLAANFREVGNLWGQLGGRLAGFNTHALAALKKERDLSVQSLARVTKMEKDLDIERSAREALEAGTSSKIKEAELRKETELGQKIKDAEARADGAEKKISGLEKEVSDLKNLLEKREEPEKVVAEFQKSTAYADALAAAGALEVVRCWHVAERHIKTDPEASLQSFIELYLAAKDKIKAGKGEPDPYEGPSPSFLPPANPGVDGDLDSSSADSEPADETPADETRADGTPVDKTPADGTPAN from the exons ATGTCTGCAAAAGATTCCTTCGCTGCTGCTCTTCGGAATTTGGGAGGTGTGCACGTGCCCCCGAAACCTCAGCCGAAGAAGAAATCGGGAAAAAAGGGGGACTCGAAGAAGGGGGAGTCCGGGTCCTCCCGCCAGGATACGGAGGGTACTGGGCATTCCAGTGCTACCCCGGATGTTACCCCGGATCCGGACCCGGAGTTGGTCGCTGAGGCTGAAGAAGTGGAGAGCCCGGATCAAGAGCCGAAGAGAAAGAGGAAGAAGACTGATGCTGGTTCTTCCCACAGGCATGTGATTGATATGACGGTGGAGGATCCGGGCAAGTCGGCAGTGGAAGTGGTGGATCTTGGGGTTGAAATCGGGGGCGGTTCCCGGCCGGCCCCTAAATTCGGCAAGTACCCTGTTAAGAAGGTCCTGGGCTTGATGTCTGAACTTCCTTCCGACCAGGATTGGGAGATGATGGAGGACGAGGGTCTTGCTGCAAACTTCAGAGAGGTCGGGAATCTCTGGGGACAG CTTGGTGGACGCTTGGCCGGGTTCAATACCCATGCCTTGGCTGCTTTGAAAAAGGAAAGAGACCTTTCCGTGCAGAGCCTTGCTCGGGTCACCAAGATGGAGAAGGATCTTGACATCGAGAGGTCAGCCCGGGAGGCTCTGGAGGCTGGGACGTCCTCGAAGATCAAGGAGGCCGAACTTCGGAAGGAGACTGAGCTAGGACAAAAGATTAAGGATGCTGAAGCCCGGGCTGATGGTGCTGAGAAGAAGATTTCCGGGTTGGAGAAGGAGGTGTCTGATCTTAAGAATCTTTTGGAGAAAAGGGAGGAGCCGGAGAAAGTTGTTGCCGAGTTCCAGAAGTCCACAGCTTATGCGGATGCCTTGGCCGCTGCTGGAGCTCTTGAAGTTGTCCGGTGTTGGCATGTTGCCGAGCGACACATCAAGACTGACCCGGAGGCTTCCTTGCAGAGCTTTATAGAGCTCTATCTGGCTGCTAAGGATAAAATTAAGGCTGGAAAGGGAGAGCCGGATCCTTACGAAGGCCCTTCTCCTAGCTTTCTTCCTCCTGCCAACCCGGGTGTTGATGGCGATCTAGATTCTTCTTCTGCTGACTCTGAGCCGGCTGATGAGACTCCGGCTGATGAGACTCGGGCTGATGGGACTCCGGTCGATAAAACTCCTGCTGACGGAACTCCTGCCAATTGA
- the LOC108208015 gene encoding transcription factor ABORTED MICROSPORES isoform X1, which translates to MNFSQLIMEKLRPVLVGVKGWSYCVFWKLSEDQRFLELMDCCCGGSEKKVADNMNGEEGAGDDEELVFTVASMNPCRDLVFPHPTTKACQLLSHLPSSLPMDSGIHAQALLSNQPRWLNFSNTCHSDMLHEDAVETRVLVPVSVGLIELFVDKQVPEDQNLIDFITLQFNISQDHQSMMNSNFSFKPTESDHKLQKELFHPPVSPATMIQTLNLQDEISPDHIHLHNSSLNFFQQFDDHNMENENKGLLESPDEQLNADHRPLNTFGQEDLDPFQKSLISNAIASVDAQMINTSMEPMKTKKRRSNDDRDSMNRSDSLSDDEDNNDDEDNNDGKYRRRNGKGGAQCKNLEAERRRRAKLNERLYNLRSLVPKITKLDRASILGDAIEYVMELKQQVEDLQNELERNIEDEPNDNDQSTLQSEVVHGSEGKIGTKSELGKTYNRAYNVGASSSIATEVSTKKNLNSESTNDKVQQMEPQVEVIQLDGNELFVKVFCEHKPGGFVKLMEALNSLGLEVTNVNVTSLLSLVLNVFKVERKDCDMIQADHVRESLLELSRNPNRSWPEISKAATSENGNGNDPHSYHPYHHHQHPVHFHHNHHLHHLHN; encoded by the exons ATGAACTTTTCGCAACTTATAATGGAGAAACTCCGGCCAGTACTTGTCGGTGTCAAAGGCTGGAGCTACTGTGTTTTCTGGAAACTTAGTGAAGATCAGAg GTTCCTTGAGTTGATGGATTGTTGTTGCGGTGGAAGTGAAAAGAAAGTGGCTGATAATATGAATGGTGAAGAAGGTGCAGGGGATGATGAGGAGCTTGTGTTTACAGTGGCTTCTATGAATCCTTGCAGAGATCTCGTGTTTCCGCACCCAACGACTAAGGCCTGTCAGCTTCTTTCCCACCTACCTTCTTCCCTTCCCATGGATTCCGG GATTCATGCCCAGGCCTTGCTATCAAATCAACCCAGATGGCTCAACTTCTCTAACACCTGTCACTCAGACATGCTGCATGAG GATGCAGTGGAGACTAGAGTTTTGGTTCCAGTTTCTGTTGGACTGATTGAGCTCTTTGTAGACAAACAA GTCCCTGAAGATCAAAATTTGATAGATTTTATAACATTACAGTTCAACATCTCACAAGATCACCAAAGCATGATGAATTCAAACTTCTCCTTCAAGCCAACTGAAAGTGATCATAAACTTCAAAAGGAGCTTTTCCATCCACCAGTCTCTCCAGCAACTATGATCCAGACTCTGAATCTTCAAGATGAAATCAGCCCGGATCATATTCATTTACACAACTCTTCACTCAACTTCTTCCAACAATTTGATGATCACAATATGGAAAATGAAAACAAGGGCTTACTAGAGAGTCCTGATGAACAGCTGAATGCGGATCATAGGCCCTTGAACACTTTTGGTCAGGAAGATCTTGACCCATTCCAAAAGTCCTTGATTAGTAATGCCATTGCAAGCGTTGATGCACAAATGATCAATACCAGTATGGAGCCTATGAAAACCAAGAAAAGGCGAAGTAATGATGATAGAGATTCCATGAACAGATCAGATTCTCTCTCTGATGATGAAGAtaataatgatgatgaagataatAACGATGGCAAGTACAGAAGAAGAAATGGAAAAGGCGGAGCTCAATGTAAGAACCTCGAAGCTGAAAGGAGGAGAAGGGCCAAACTTAATGAAAGGCTTTATAATCTCAGATCTCTGGTTCCTAAAATTACCAAG TTGGATAGAGCTTCAATTCTTGGAGATGCtattgaatatgtaatggaGCTAAAGCAACAAGTCGAGGATCTTCAGAACGAGCTAGAGAGGAACATAGAAGACGAACCAAACGACAATGATCAAAGCACTCTTCAATCAGAGGTTGTGCATGGAAGTGAAGGTAAAATCGGGACAAAGTCTGAACTTGGTAAAACTTACAATAGGGCTTATAATGTGGGAGCATCATCAAGTATCGCGACAGAGGTCTCCACCAAGAAAAATTTGAACTCTGAAAGTACTAATGATAAGGTGCAACAGATGGAG CCGCAAGTGGAAGTGATTCAGTTGGATGGAAATGAGCTGTTTGTGAAGGTATTCTGCGAGCACAAGCCAGGCGGTTTCGTGAAGTTGATGGAGGCTCTGAATTCTCTGGGGCTTGAAGTAACCAATGTGAATGTTACCAGCTTATTATCCCTCGTTCTCAATGTCTTTAAAGTTGAg AGGAAAGACTGTGATATGATTCAAGCTGATCATGTAAGGGAATCTCTGCTGGAGCTAAGCAGAAACCCGAACCGGAGTTGGCCTGAGATATCTAAAGCAGCAACATCAGAAAATGGAAATGGCAATGATCCTCACAGCTACCATCCTTATCACCACCATCAGCATCCCGTGCACTTCCACCACAATCATCATCTCCATCATCTTCACAATTAG
- the LOC108208015 gene encoding transcription factor ABORTED MICROSPORES isoform X2, whose product MNFSQLIMEKLRPVLVGVKGWSYCVFWKLSEDQRFLELMDCCCGGSEKKVADNMNGEEGAGDDEELVFTVASMNPCRDLVFPHPTTKACQLLSHLPSSLPMDSGIHAQALLSNQPRWLNFSNTCHSDMLHEDAVETRVLVPVSVGLIELFVDKQVPEDQNLIDFITLQFNISQDHQSMMNSNFSFKPTESDHKLQKELFHPPVSPATMIQTLNLQDEISPDHIHLHNSSLNFFQQFDDHNMENENKGLLESPDEQLNADHRPLNTFGQEDLDPFQKSLISNAIASVDAQMINTSMEPMKTKKRRSNDDRDSMNRSDSLSDDEDNNDDEDNNDGKYRRRNGKGGAQCKNLEAERRRRAKLNERLYNLRSLVPKITKLDRASILGDAIEYVMELKQQVEDLQNELERNIEDEPNDNDQSTLQSEVVHGSEGKIGTKSELGKTYNRAYNVGASSSIATEVSTKKNLNSESTNDKVQQMEPQVEVIQLDGNELFVKVFCEHKPGGFVKLMEALNSLGLEVTNVNVTSLLSLVLNVFKVEVVFRAQHRKCKHPLQIALQRVQNNQVEVEISLILQGTRSEYLTS is encoded by the exons ATGAACTTTTCGCAACTTATAATGGAGAAACTCCGGCCAGTACTTGTCGGTGTCAAAGGCTGGAGCTACTGTGTTTTCTGGAAACTTAGTGAAGATCAGAg GTTCCTTGAGTTGATGGATTGTTGTTGCGGTGGAAGTGAAAAGAAAGTGGCTGATAATATGAATGGTGAAGAAGGTGCAGGGGATGATGAGGAGCTTGTGTTTACAGTGGCTTCTATGAATCCTTGCAGAGATCTCGTGTTTCCGCACCCAACGACTAAGGCCTGTCAGCTTCTTTCCCACCTACCTTCTTCCCTTCCCATGGATTCCGG GATTCATGCCCAGGCCTTGCTATCAAATCAACCCAGATGGCTCAACTTCTCTAACACCTGTCACTCAGACATGCTGCATGAG GATGCAGTGGAGACTAGAGTTTTGGTTCCAGTTTCTGTTGGACTGATTGAGCTCTTTGTAGACAAACAA GTCCCTGAAGATCAAAATTTGATAGATTTTATAACATTACAGTTCAACATCTCACAAGATCACCAAAGCATGATGAATTCAAACTTCTCCTTCAAGCCAACTGAAAGTGATCATAAACTTCAAAAGGAGCTTTTCCATCCACCAGTCTCTCCAGCAACTATGATCCAGACTCTGAATCTTCAAGATGAAATCAGCCCGGATCATATTCATTTACACAACTCTTCACTCAACTTCTTCCAACAATTTGATGATCACAATATGGAAAATGAAAACAAGGGCTTACTAGAGAGTCCTGATGAACAGCTGAATGCGGATCATAGGCCCTTGAACACTTTTGGTCAGGAAGATCTTGACCCATTCCAAAAGTCCTTGATTAGTAATGCCATTGCAAGCGTTGATGCACAAATGATCAATACCAGTATGGAGCCTATGAAAACCAAGAAAAGGCGAAGTAATGATGATAGAGATTCCATGAACAGATCAGATTCTCTCTCTGATGATGAAGAtaataatgatgatgaagataatAACGATGGCAAGTACAGAAGAAGAAATGGAAAAGGCGGAGCTCAATGTAAGAACCTCGAAGCTGAAAGGAGGAGAAGGGCCAAACTTAATGAAAGGCTTTATAATCTCAGATCTCTGGTTCCTAAAATTACCAAG TTGGATAGAGCTTCAATTCTTGGAGATGCtattgaatatgtaatggaGCTAAAGCAACAAGTCGAGGATCTTCAGAACGAGCTAGAGAGGAACATAGAAGACGAACCAAACGACAATGATCAAAGCACTCTTCAATCAGAGGTTGTGCATGGAAGTGAAGGTAAAATCGGGACAAAGTCTGAACTTGGTAAAACTTACAATAGGGCTTATAATGTGGGAGCATCATCAAGTATCGCGACAGAGGTCTCCACCAAGAAAAATTTGAACTCTGAAAGTACTAATGATAAGGTGCAACAGATGGAG CCGCAAGTGGAAGTGATTCAGTTGGATGGAAATGAGCTGTTTGTGAAGGTATTCTGCGAGCACAAGCCAGGCGGTTTCGTGAAGTTGATGGAGGCTCTGAATTCTCTGGGGCTTGAAGTAACCAATGTGAATGTTACCAGCTTATTATCCCTCGTTCTCAATGTCTTTAAAGTTGAg
- the LOC108204310 gene encoding probable pectate lyase 8: MAESIRRLLPLCLLLLLMFVSVKAALKTDDEIIPNSRAGENTQLQSSSNNTSMATDRVNEDGEIRHEHAVDDPEAIATMVNMAIRNSTERRKLGFFSCGTGNPIDDCWRCDRNWQKNRKRLADCPIGFGRSAIGGRDGKYYVVTDPNDDDAVNPKPGTLRYAVIQDEPLWIIFKRSMVITLKQELIMNSFKTIDGRGHSIHIANGGCITIQFVTNVIIHGLNIHDCKRTGNAMVRSSPSHYGWRTLADGDAISIFGSSHIWVDHNSLSNCPDGLVDAVMGSTAITISNNYFTHHNEVILLGHSDSYTRDKVMQVTIAYNHFGEGLIQRMPRCRHGYFHVVNNDYTHWEMYAIGGSGDPTINSQGNRYLAPNNPFAKEVTKRLEVGEWKHWNWRSEGDLMLNGAYFIASGTGSGASYARASSLGAKSASVIGSITSGAGALNCRRGRQC, from the exons ATGGCAGAATCTATCCGAAGATTGCTCCCTTTGtgtttgttgttgctgttgatgTTTGTCAGTGTAAAGGCTGCTCTCAAGACTGATGATGAAATCATTCCAAACTCAAG AGCTGGAGAAAACACTCAGTTGCAGAGTTCAAGCAACAACACATCAATGGCTACTGATAG AGTAAATGAAGATGGTGAAATCAGGCACGAGCATGCGGTGGATGATCCTGAGGCCATTGCTACAATGGTTAACAT GGCTATTCGAAATAGCACAGAGAGGAGGAAGTTGGGTTTCTTTTCATGTGGAACGGGTAATCCTATCGATGACTGCTGGCGTTGCGACCGCAACTGGCAAAAAAACCGCAAGCGCCTAGCTGACTGCCCGATTGGTTTTGGACGCAGCGCCATTGGTGGCCGCGATGGCAAGTACTACGTTGTCACGGACCCGAATGACGATGACGCTGTGAATCCTAAGCCAGGCACTCTGCGGTATGCTGTTATTCAGGACGAGCCTCTGTGGATCATCTTTAAAAGAAGCATGGTGATCACATTAAAGCAGGAATTGATTATGAACAGCTTTAAGACTATCGATGGTCGCGGACATTCCATCCATATTGCTAATGGAGGATGCATTACTATTCAGTTTGTGACTAATGTTATTATCCATGGACTTAATATTCATGATTGCAAGCGGACTGGTAATGCTATGGTGAGGAGTTCTCCGAGTCATTATGGTTGGAGGACGCTGGCTGATGGCGATGCCATTTCCATCTTCGGGTCAAGCCACATTTGGGTTGATCACAATTCGCTCTCCAATTGTCCGGATGGCCTTGTTGATGCTGTTATGGGATCAACTGCAATTACCATCTCGAATAATTATTTTACTCACCACAATGAGGTGATTTTGTTAGGACACAGCGATTCATATACCAGAGACAAGGTTATGCAGGTGACTATTGCTTATAACCATTTTGGTGAGGGCCTTATCCAGAGAATGCCAAG ATGTAGGCACGGGTATTTCCATGTAGTGAACAATGACTATACTCACTGGGAAATGTACGCGATTGGAGGGAGCGGTGATCCCACAATTAACAGTCAGGGCAACCGATATCTTGCTCCTAACAACCCTTTTGCCAAAGAG GTGACCAAGAGACTTGAGGTAGGCGAATGGAAGCACTGGAACTGGAGATCAGAAGGCGATCTGATGCTCAACGGGGCTTACTTCATTGCATCCGGAACTGGATCAGGAGCTAGCTATGCAAGAGCATCAAGCCTAGGTGCTAAATCCGCTTCTGTGATCGGTTCCATCACCTCTGGTGCAGGCGCTCTCAATTGTCGCAGAGGAAGACAATGCTAA